From Mya arenaria isolate MELC-2E11 chromosome 12, ASM2691426v1, the proteins below share one genomic window:
- the LOC128211755 gene encoding mu-type opioid receptor-like, with protein MVDSHMPTSTISFGHTVNNLSNAGNGTRLSHATESELLDQLNGELKRAVTPVTVFVGIEIVLGLFGNLLVLYMFIKRYHDCNFRYFVLCLAFLDVISTLTTMPGEILTQQYWYMYPFPTICKVKSFFNVFMVSGAAFCLCTIAVDRYRKVCAPFGWQIRPRHAIIMCGAIYGAAFIISLPSWFLWGIHQDVRLYNGRNVTVTICGKDARYVDSRHLFVIATSVEVILGICLVITLVLYILVAKTLIFDRKFAGRSKRSGPPMVSKSSRSQAESYKKPEITNSDVSTRNGESAIEFSITEMRSPHDSESVAVIDVCVLDAETTCEVWTSEERHIQQNI; from the exons atGGTTGATAGCCACATGCCTACAAGTACTATTAGTTTTGGCCATACTGTTAATAACCTCTCTAATGCTGGCAACGGCACGAGACTATCTCATGCGACGGAGAGTGAATTATTGGACCAACTGAATGGCGAATTAAAAAGGGCTGTCACACCCGTGACGGTTTTTGTTGGAATTGAAATAGTTCTTGGACTGTTTGGCAATCTGTTggtattgtatatgtttataaagcGTTACCATGACTGTAACTTCCGGTACTTCGTGCTGTGCTTGGCTTTTCTGGACGTTATAAGCACGCTGACCACGATGCCTGGGGAGATTCTCACGCAGCAATACTGGTACATGTACCCATTTCCAACCATCTGCAAGGTCAAGTCCTTTTTCAATGTGTTCATGGTGTCAGGGGCGGCGTTTTGTCTGTGCACAATCGCCGTCGATCGCTACCGGAAGGTTTGTGCGCCATTCGGATGGCAGATCAGGCCTCGACACGCGATTATCATGTGCGGGGCGATCTACGGCGCGGCATTCATAATTTCACTCCCGAGCTGGTTTCTCTGGGGAATCCACCAGGACGTTAGGTTATACAACGGAAGAAACGTTACCGTCACTATCTGTGGAAAGGATGCTCGTTATGTTGACAGTAGACATCTGTTTGTAATCGCTACATCAGTGGAGGTTATACTTGGGATATGCCTGGTAATCACGCTCGTTCTTTATATACTGGTAGCAAAGACACTCATTTTCGATCGCAAATTCGCCGGGAGGAGCAAACGCTCGGGCCCGCCAATGGTCAGCAAGTCGTCAAGGTCGCAAGCAGAATCATATAAAAAACCCGAGATAACTAATTCTGACGTATCGACCAGAAACGGTGAATCAGCGATAGAGTTCAGCATAACGGAAATGAGGTCCCCACATGATAGCGAATCGGTTGCGGTCATTGATGTTTGTGTCTTGGACGCCGAAACAACTTGCGAGGTTTGGACGTCGGAAGAACGTCATATACAACAG aatatttga